The genomic segment TTCGTATATATTTGCAATCCATTGCCGTAATTCAGTCCTCCGATGGGATCGGCGGAGTTGGGCGGAAATTTTTGCTTCAGATAATACTGGCCCATGGTCCCATTCATTGAATAAGACCGGATGCGCTGGCCATTGGCGGAAGGCACCACATCACCCGGGCATTTATAAACCCCCAGTTGATTTCCCATGTAGGGTGACAATATCGTTTGCTCATACGGAACGGGATTGGTGTTGGCATCCGCCGCCCCCCAGCTTTCGCCCACGCTGGTCCAGCCATTGGTATCCACTCCGAGCGGCGCATTCAAAAGGATGATATCATTGAAGTCTCCCGCGTATATTTGCCAGCCCAACTGCAACTGCTTGAGATTGGATGTGCATTTGACCGCTTGCGCCCGGATTTTTGCCCGGGCCAGGGCCGGAAGCAGCAGACCCGCCAGAATGGCAATGATGGCAATCACCACCAACAACTCTATCAATGTAAAAGCCGCATTCCGCTTCGGCACGGACGGATCTTGAAATCGAAAATGTTTCGTTAACACCATACTATGTACTTTTTCTTTTAATATCATTTCCAGCGCGGCCTCGGGGTTTTAGATTCCCCCTGCTGCCTGGCCACTAGTCAAAGTTGCACTTTAAAACCTGCATTTCCACCAGTGTGTATTTGCCAACATACCCCGGCCCAGCCGAAACCACAAACCAAGCACCGCCATTGCAGTTGTAGATATGAATTGGAAACCAGCTTCCCCCTTTTCTGCATGAATCCCCGTATCGAACCTCGAAAAGGAGGGAGCATCGCCATCGGTTATGGCGATGCTCCTTTAGCAATTATCGTTTAATTATGTTTGATTCGGTAAAATACCGCGCTGGTCACTGGTTGCGGGAAAGTTGCCGTAAACCCACCCGTGTTAATATCTTGCGTGATCGTAGCGGCGACCGCCGTGTCCAGCGTAATGGCGCTGCCCGCCGTGCCGGAACTCAACACCGTGAAGGACGAGATTGTATCGTCTCCATCCCCGCTCGTGAAGTGGATCGTCACATTGCCACCGCTAAGCGTGATGCCAGTTATGGACAGCACACCCAGCCGAACCACCTTGATATTGGAGAAGTAGGCGGCGCCCTGCGTGCCGATGGAGGCGAAAGGATCTACATAACCCAGCATGATAGTGCCATTCGTGCAGATATAGTAACTACCACCAGGGAAACTGATGAAGTTCGTGCCGTTAAACAAGTTGGTGTTGGCGTAGGAGAATATCGGAGTCTTGTTGATTGACATCGTTATCACGTTGTTGATCTGCTTGACCTCGACATCCGCCCAGGCGTTCGCCGGCCCAACCTTATTCGCGCTCACTGGCAAGCCAGCCGGGTCGAGCAGATTTTGCTGATAGGAGTTGTAAGGCCCGGGAGGATTGTCGTAGCTGTTCTTGAACGAACTGGCGAACGTCCCGGCGAATTTACCACCCACGTTCAGCGCCCCGGTTGGACCGGAGCCGGCTGCATTGAAAGCCAGCGGAATGTAGCCGAACTGTGCATTAGTACCCGCGCCGGTGATGGAGACATAGTCACCCCAGCTCACGCCGCTGGCATCGGCATTGATGCCATACCACACGCCATCAATGAACCACGGTGCGGTTCCACCAGGCCCGCCGCCCGGCTGCGTCACCGCGCCATTGTAATCTCCCAAATACCAGTTCGTCTGCGTTCCGGCATGATTGATGCCAAATAGCGGACCTTCCGTCGCATTGGCTCCGGTGCTGCCTTCATTGATGAGCATACTAAAGCGCAGGGCGTAATTGCCACTGAAGCTCACGTTGGTCGGGTAAAGGTTGATGGCAGACGAAGAGGCCGAACCGGTGCCATCCTTATTGACAGTGAGTTTCAGAGCGGTTGTGGCCCCATCGGGAGCATTTCCGATCGCGTCATTTGCCAGCGGAAAAGCGAATTGAACATAATTTGGATCGAAGGGATACTTCGTCGCATTGGTGCTGCCAAATACAATGTTCCAGCCAGCGACCCCGTCATTGTTATTTCCATCAACGCCATTGGTTAATGGATCCGCAAACAAAACCGGCGCGGGAGGATAGGCATTGTCAATGATAACCATGGTTGCCGTCGTGTTGGTGGCAATCGTGTAAGGCACGGATGAATCCGCTGCCAAACCGATGGTGACTATCCGGTTACCTGTATAGTTGGTTATGGTTTGCAACGGGGAAATGGTGGCCGTGACGTTTACATCGCCAGGGTTGATCATCACTCCGCCGCCCAAAACCAGCACGTCAGCCCCGGCGACCCCGCTGGCAATCGTCCGAGCCGGTGAAG from the Verrucomicrobiia bacterium genome contains:
- a CDS encoding prepilin-type N-terminal cleavage/methylation domain-containing protein; translation: MPKRNAAFTLIELLVVIAIIAILAGLLLPALARAKIRAQAVKCTSNLKQLQLGWQIYAGDFNDIILLNAPLGVDTNGWTSVGESWGAADANTNPVPYEQTILSPYMGNQLGVYKCPGDVVPSANGQRIRSYSMNGTMGQYYLKQKFPPNSADPIGGLNYGNGLQIYTKVQELTCPAPSMAFQFCDENAMSLCNPNGGGDGWLQIYGPSSPGWADVPGSYHGTSVGLSYADGHSENHKWQTSVLNLPVSQNGTTPNSGVGTTFNNLDWIWWNQRTSCIRGKSFE